GAACTGTGTATTTCACAGCGCTCCTCGGCTCTGCTTCGTACAGGCTgatggaaggggagggaagaggtgaAGAACCCTTCAAATTCCCTTGCCTTGCAGGGGTCTGATGGTGTTTTCTCCCCAGAGAGCCACCCACTGGGACCTCTTCACCCTCCCTTGCTGTGCCAGGACACCTTCAGCACCGCCCTCCAtttgcctggctgctgccctgctgcagctcagctgggcGAGGACTGAGAGCAGCgaggaagggaagcagagagaagagggagGACCCTTCTCCCGAGCTGCAAAGCCCACGTCGGAGCTGAATCGAGCAGTGTGCGccctggctctgtccccagaACAAGCCCCCTCTGTCCCCTCTGCAGGAAGCCGTGCGTGCCGCACCGCCGAGCCCCGGCACAACGCGCCTCTGTACCGGATGGAAAGGGGAGCCCCGAGGAACCAGGCCTTGTGCAGGATAGCTTCATTATAACTGTAAGGCCGGAGGgtttctgccctgctgcctgcctcagcCCTCCAGAAAGATCTGTCCATGCTCTCTGAGCGAGGGCGTCGAGCATCAAACCCCACGCCCCGGCTGAGGTCTCCTTgacacagccccagctgcactgatttctttttgcacaggactattttttttaataagagcGATGTAGGACATGATCAGAAGCAATCAAAGGCTGGCAGACTAATTAGTGTCAATCAGCATGGTTTACGGGTATCGGCCTTGTCAATCAAACTCGATATTGTGTGTTGGTGAGATCGCTTTCGCTTCCAAAGCTAACACCGTACAGagagttttttctttcctgagacGCTCATTAGAACAGTACAAGTCCTTCAGGAACCCGTTAAAGGACACACTTAAAAGTTCTCAGGCACTGACAATTACAGAGAGGTGCTTTGCTAAATCCTGCTGCAGATTAAACGCCAAGCTTGCTGCCGTACTCCTGGGCGCCCTGCGAGGTGCAGCTCAGCCCTCCTGGGGCTGGCATGCCACCGTGCATGTGTCCTGTGAGGAACCAGTGGGGGTCCTTCCCAAATCCTGAAGCTGtcctgtgttgttgtttttttcccagttttgcaGTTGTGCTTGGCTTTCCCTAAGCTTTTGCATTAAATTGCCCAAATCCAGCTACAGAGACGCCTCAAAGCGAGTGAAGACTTTGTTGTctgcttttaaagcaattacagccgaaattcattaattttgcCATAAGCTCGGTGTTGATTTGTAGGTGTCATAAAAGGGGATGCGAGGTGAAAAGCGCTCATTGCCTGAGCGGTGCTGGGGGAACACCTTcctccccttttctccttcctttggcAGAGCCCCAAACCCCGGGCAGCTTTGCCTTGTCCCTTGGGAGATCTTACCGTGGGGCTAGTGGCATTGCATTCCCAAGGGAAAATACCACTTAGGAGACGTAGGGTTGGGTTGCAAGGCTGCCCTCGCCTCGTGGCGGTGGTTGTGCCAGCTCCTTCCCACGCGGAGCTGGAGAGGATGAGTCTCCACCCTGCTGGCTTTTATGGGCCTCCCTGGCTCTGAGAAAGACTGGAATTTGTTTCAGCAACATCATCAAATATTATGGCTCAGCCAGCAGGTCTCTAAGTGGCCACcattaaatttatcttttcGATTGCTGGGCCCACATTATTAAACTCCGGAGCCGTATAACTTTATCCTTTCTGAACAGCACACAACGCTCTGCCACAGACTGTCGGGCGGAGATGCCTCAAGGACCAGGCACTCCAGGCTTGGATCTGGTTGCAAATGAGCTGGAAACTCATTTGCTTTCCCTCCCCTTGCTGCAATTCATTTGCAGCCCAGGTAGCCCCAGCGGGCAGAGCCGCTGTCGAGAGATTGCAGCTGTTCGAGGGGAGCCGAGCAATTCCTGCAGCTCTGTTATCCTCATGGCACAAAACCATGCACTGACATTATGGTGGAAGATCCCTTACCCCGTTAGTGCTTGAAGAATCACCTTTTATCTAAGCAAATGTTTAATTGCTCCTCGTTGGACACCGGTCATGGGACATTAGGCATCGGTAAAAGAAGACTCTTAAAATATGAGCTGAGTGGTCTTTCTAGCTCCGCGTGGTGGTTAGAGATGCAGAACAgatttgctttgctgtgttttgattttttcatttgcaggtCGCTGGGCTACCACATCTGCCCAAAGCCCTGCCACCGAGGATGCTTCTCCTCTGAGGGCTGCTGTCCTCTTCCCAGGGGGAGGTCAGGAGGAAAGTTTTATGAGGATTTATCCTTTATTTAGTGTCTGTGACTCTCCTGGTACAGCTCACTGCCTATTGCCCGTTCCCCCGTGTCCTGGTACATATAGGTAAAGATTTATGCTATTCCAGGTGCCAGACTCACCAGAAAGATTAATGAGAGATAATTTCTTACACAGAGGTTTATTGAGTTCCCCGAGTTCGTTCGCCAGCTGTGAagtgaaacatctgaaaacagtttctgaataCTAAGTTCTGCCTGGCACCAGTGCAAGAAGGGAACAGtgcctttttctgcttgtgGCTCTGACTCTGCTGGGCAGAGCCAGCTTCATgtgcagagccctgggagctgAGATGTctgctggggacagaggaggcattgctgtgctcagccccacagcaccctcAGCATCCTCAGCCCCGCAGCAtcctcagccccacagctctgTCCAGCTCCATCCCCACCGCTGCTCCCCCAGGACCAAGACGTGTGTGTATCGGCAGCTCGAGTCTCCTTCGGACAGAAGTCACTGCTGCTTGGGCTGGAGGAAAACGACCGCAATTACTAAATTGCCTTTTCAAAACTTCCTCCCATTAGCAGCTGGGCAGGTGATTGCACAGCGGCCACTGGAGTGTGTATGTGTACCTAGCTGTTGGCCACGAGGCACTAATTACCTTCCTCTCCTGTCTCGAGCGCTTTCCCAACCACAGCAATGGATCATCCTACTAATTTTTATCTCCTTTGGACTTAGTGTACCATGGCTGTAATGAGtttgcagctttgcagagatgCTGGGGACATATTTtctgggaggagctgggggacaTGCAGGCTCTGCGGCCAGgtctccccacagccccagcccccagggCTTCTCCTCTGGGTGACGGGGGATGAGGGCATCTGCTTCGCTTAATTTCGTACTTATCCAGTGATGCCCCTTTCTTGGAGCTgccttttctgctctctgcagctttcttccCCTCAGGACCCCTCCCAGCTCTAGCAACAGGACATCTCCACAAGGATCCCCCTGCTTCTTCACATCCCAACAAAGAACTCGCAGGGATGTGTTTGCAAATGCCTCGCGCACACACAAAATGCTGTAACATCGGGGGAGCTCACATGGAAACACGCTACAATGCCAGCTCTTCCCCTTGCCTGCTCTTTGTCTCCAAAGAACTGCAGAAGAGGGCAATCAATATACCTTGCCAGGGTCTCTTTAATGCTTCCTGAGACATTATGGTCGTAATGTTTCTCCAGGCTGCTGTGATCAATACATTTGAGGCGCTGAACATGTCAAAAACacataaaatctttattaagGTGAAATTAAATGAGCACGCGTGAATCAGTGACTTAAATGGATATTACCCTTCAAGGATGCCAGGCATGGAAACCAGACCCATGTGAAAAACCCAGGGCGTTCAGAGTTTGGATTAAATTAATGAGAAACTCCAGCTTTTTGGCACAGGGCATGGAGCCGAGGTATGCAGGGGGACAGGGATCCCAGAGCGGAGCTCAGGGCACCTGCCTCCCTTCCTCTTGTAGctctggctggagctggggaagtGTGGTGAGTCTGGGGCGGGCAGAAATGAATGCCTGGGTTCATCCTGCTTGGCAAATTAGCCCagatttaacaaaataaaatgaaataagttaCTTGCCTGTATGCGGGTGGGGGTGATGGCACGTGGGGATGCGCTGGGTGGCACTGGGACGTGTGGCACTGCGTGGGGAAGGCACGCAGCACCCTGCCAGGGACAGGAGTTTGCAATAAAAGGGAATGGCCTGCCTTTATGACCTGCCCGATGAAATGCATCCCGGCAGCTTCCAGCCCTCCCCACAGTACAGCACGGCgcttcccagcagctcagagctATGGGGAGACCTGCGGGTCTGGGGGTACCTCACTTCACGTCCTCCTTTCACAGAGGAGCCACTTGCCAGCACACCTGCACAGCGGAGAGCTGAGAATTGTCTGTCCCCAGCCTATTTAGGTGTAATTTAGCTCTCACCGCCCAGCAGCCCTCTCCGCAGCCAGCCGGGCTCTCCGCTCGCTGCGGTGCCTGCGGAGCCGTGTTCTGGGGCCATTTGGGAACCTTCCCTCATTTCCCTGCCCATGCCACCAGGGTTAGCCAGGGCACTGCCACCCAGGCCCACATCCCGTGGGGATTCCCAGGCCTGCTCAGAGGTTACGGCGGGGGAAGACGAAGCACTTGGCACGCAGACACCTCCCAGGGGCCCGGCACCTGCAGGGCACTGCGAGCACCTGCAGGCCCCCCTGTGCTCGGCGCCGGGGAGGAGCTGTACCATAAAGGCTCGTAAATTAATTACCTGAAAGAGTAACAGAATGTTATTAGATACTTGGGAGTTAATTGCACGGGTGCTAATCATGTGTATTTTAATGGCACCAGTAGAGATGCAATATGCAATTCCATAGGTATTGCAGAATAATTTAGTGATTTAATTAATTCCTGCTAATACCTTTTAAATCACCTGCTCTCTCCCTCCTGAGGGAGTAACTTTTCCAGCCAGCTAGATCTCCTGCAAACTCACGGTTGTTGGCAGGGACGCTGCTTTATTTCTCAGCAGATTTATTCCCAGCAGAGGAGCCTCCGCAATGTCACCCCTGGGTGACAGGGTGTCCGGGGGGAGCCTGACAGCCCTGCGATGTGCCGCTCCTAAATTTggaaggctggagcagggctgcgtGAAACATTTTGGACAGATCATGACAGGTTGAAAAGATGGAGACTAAAATGAGTTGTGGATCTAGGTCAAATCCAGTAAGCAGAGccaggagaaaatgcagaatgaaaatgtaaacagcAGCAGGCATTTTATTCCGGTCTTCTCCAAATGAAATGCTTGgtttagaaaaagcaaaaatatcctGTTTCGGTGCATTGGAGATGCAGTGTGACTGCTTGTCTCCCTTTTCCCAAGCCAAGGAAGCTGAGAGCTGCCCTTGGGGCAGTGTTTTGGCTGGACAAATGTTTCAGCTTTTGCAAGCTTTTTGCTGCTCCGTGAGCGACTGGCACAGcacctggggacaggaggggacaaGGGGTTTGGGCTGTACGTGAGCTGCCTCCCGtgctgccccctccctccccatgctGGCAGAAAAGAGACCACACGAAGCCATTGTTCTCACTGGGCTTTTATTGTCCCGCTGGCCCTCGCTTCCCACCCCTCTGCCCAGGGACCAAGCCCCTTGCCAGGGCTCGGGTGGCAGAGAAGGGGGGATGTCCCCAAATACCCAGGCTGGGGACATCCCCTGGTCTCCGCCACCCGAGCAGTGGCGAAGGGCAGCACCGCTTTCCCGggcattttttgcatttttttttttattatttgaaatattttcttttaaaaatatagtagCTGTGGAAAGCAGCCCTCTTTACAAACGCTTGATGCCGGAGTGAAAGGCATCGTCGCCGTCCTCCTCGGTGCCTGCGGGCGCTGGCACGAGACGGGGGCTGCAGGGCGGGCACATGGCAACACCAGGGGGAGGGACGGAGAGACCCTCCCGAAAATAGAAATATTGTGCTGAGTCATCTGAAGTGAAGGAAATCCATAAAACACCAGTATTAGGTCGGCTCCGGCTTGGCACGTATTGCTCCCGACAGCGCCGGGACAGGGCTGTCCTCGCTGCCACCCGCTGCGGGGACAGTGGTGCCGGGGAGATTATAAATAGGAAACTGTAAACACGACCATTCGAGATAAGAGACACGTATAATCATGGGATTTACTGGTTCAAACGCCCgccctccccccagcccctgcacccaGGGCCCTGTCCCCACGCCATAAAAAGGCCTCCGGTAATAAAATCTTCGGTCCAGGCTTGGAGTCGGGGTGAGGTGCTGGAGGAGTAGAAAGGGATGTCACACCCTCAGCGGTCCTTGCTCGGAGGGGAAAATttggcaggagggagaggattGGCTGGTTCAGGTCCTTTGCAAGTTCATTTGGTTTTTCTGGAGGACTCCTAGGGTTATACCTGAGATGAAGACGTCTAGGGGACCCTCCATAGCTCAATTACAACGCGGTTGGTGTTCCGTGCCCACAAGAGCCCTCGCTGCTGGGATTTGTCCCTCGCGCTCACCCcgtgcagcaggagagcagcagcgtCCCTCCTCGGGGGCTGTCTGAACCGACGCTGGGCAGCGGCACCCGTCATGTGTCCAGGATCTCGCTGGCGGGGGACGGCTCGTGGGGGATGACCTGCGTGCTGTGCACCGTCTGGTTGTGGGACAGGGAgttctgctgcagctccagggcGATGGCGTTCTGCGGGAACTCCTTCACCTGCCGCTTGTACTCCAGGAAGGTGCACGCCTTCGTGGCAATGGCGATGATGTTCTTGCCGATAAAGATGGTGGAGACCCTGCTGTCCTGGAACAGGATCATGTTGATGGCCCGGATGAAAATGGTGACGATGTTAATGGTGACCAGGCTGAGGACGGGGTAGAGCATCATTTTCTGGGGGGCGATGTGCTCCCCTTGCATGCTGATCTCGCTGAGGGACACGCAGGGCAGGATCAGGAGGAGGATGTAACAGTAGAAGAACATAAGCCCCTCCGCCCAGATGGGCAGGCCAGTTCTGTGCGGCTCCCACAGATTGGCCTGGATGTCCAAGATGTCCAGCAGGTCGAGGGCCACCCAGAAGAGGCGCCCCCTCAAGTCCTCCTTCTTCCGAAAGGTCCGTATGTACTCCATGCTGTCCAAGGCCACCAGCACCAGGTAGAGCCCCGGCACGCAGATGGAGAGGAGCAGGGTCAGGGCCTTCCTGGCCACTGTCTCCAGGTTCTTCTTGTCCGCCTTGTAGTTCTGAAAGATGAAATACAGCTTGATCTCCAGCACGAAGATGTACAGGAACCACAGGATCATGGCGTAGCCCCGCTTGGCCGTCTTCACCTCGGCCCCGACCCACACGGCCACGTAGCGCAGCACGATGAGGAAGCAGATGTCCCCCACCAGCACGATGATGCAGACGCCGATCTTGCGGGGCCCCTGGTTCTGCTCCACCAGGTAGGCGTCCATGAAGGCCATGCTGGTCATGATGACGATGGTGGTCAGGCAGACGTGGCGCTTGTCGGGCGGCGGCAGCACCATGGTGAGACAAGCGAGCCTCCACGCCGGCACTAGGGGAGTGGTCCTGCTGGTGGGGCACAGGGGGACAtcagcagccagcctgggcaCCGTGGGCTCTGTCCCCACCCCGAggagcccctgcagccctgtccccagtgAGCTGTGCCCCGAGTCGGTCGCCAGCAGCCAGGGCTCACGCAGGGTCCCTCCTCCGCATCCCCATCGCCGTCGCGCTCTCCAGCCCTGTGCAGTGAGGAACCTCCTGGCTCCCAGCCCCGGATCCTCCTGCAGATCCCTGGAAATGTGGCAGGCAATCgggcagcagggaagagcagggggagagaaggggaggcaGTCCTGGAAGTGGGTGTCCCTGTGTCCTCACGGGGAACCACCTCCACACTGCTCCCGGTGGGGCTGTGCAGTGCCCGCGACGAACACCGTGCgctcctgctgtgcctggcCGCGTGTGCCTCCCTCCATCCCGTCACTCTGGAAAAGATGGAGGAGAAGGGGTGTTAGGGTCAAGCGCAACAGCCCCCCAGCTTCTCCAGTCCTGCAATGTGACCTGGGCACTGCTCACATTGCTCCTGCCAGGCACAGGCTCCCCCCACGGGCACCCAACACCATGCCCTGTGCGTGCCGTAACGCAGAGCGGGTTTTTGTGGGAGATGAAGGCCGAAGGGAAGAAATCGAACCTAAAGAATTGCAGCCACCGTCCATCCCCTCACCTCGCTCCTTCCCAGGCTTCCAGCAAAAAATATACAGCCTCTGCTCCGACTGCTTTTAAACCTGTGCCAAGTTTTATGGGGGATTTACAGCCCGGGATGGATAACTCCAGATAAATTCGGTCTTTCAAGAGGGAAGAAACGgggcatttccttttcttcctcccttacCACGTGCTCTTCCCAAGGACCTCACTGTGCCGAGCAGACTTTCCAGCAGACCCAAGCTCAAATACTGggttccctcctctcccttcagcCCCTGCACAACTCACGGCAGCCCGGGATGGGTTTAAAAGCACGTTCATTTGTCATGGTGACCTTTCggagaggagaaaggggatTGTGGGCTGAGCTCAATCACAGGGCTCAGGCTCTGCTTTCCCTCGGGTTAATGCCTGTATTACTGGGGCTGAGCACCTCTCTCTCCTTTTGCAAACAGTTTCCAGGTGTTTGCTGCAGTGTGAGctcttcttgttttccagctggtATTTTCCCCACCGCTCGCAGCCCTGTCTGTATGGAAACAGGGAGGTCTCTGAAATTCCCCTCAGAGGACTACAAAAACTAGCAGGTAGTTTTAAAGCAGTCCTTACCGGGGAGGTCCCGAgtcataatttttaaatgacattcaGAAAACACTTGAGAAATTTGCTggataaacaagaaaatgagcTTGTCAGATAGCCACGGGAGCACACATGAGGCAAACATTTGTTTAGACAAGGACACACAGCGTTTGTCTTCCTGCACGACTTTCCCATGGGTGAGTGTGTGCCCGGAGGCAGGGGACGTGCAGCAGCATCCTCAACCCTCAGTGCAACCCTCACCAACGCAGccctcagcacccagcaccGTGTCCTTCTGCATCCCCTGTGCTCGCTGCTGGCCGCTGGGCACCCTGCACGGCCTGGATTTGTCCCCACACACAGAGCCCATCGCAGGGAGTGGGGAGCAAGCGGCCGCTGGCAAGCCCTGAGGGCTGCTGTGGGCGGTGGAGCCGCTGTCAAAAGGCATCCTCGTTAATGCCCGCAGGCACTTCCCCGAGCCCAGCCCTACCTGGCAAATTAGTTTAATTACTTATGTGATTTGAATTCTGTCTATAAATAAAAGAGGGAGCGAGCGAGGCAGAAGTACACACAACGCTCTTCCCAGGTAGTTAGGATGCCGCATTGCTTAAAGCTTCATTTGCACTTTAATTGCTTTGATTTATTCCAGCTCTCCTGGATGTAAATCTGGAGCTCCCCTTCAGCTAGtccttcagcagtgctgctgcaccaAGTCCTGCCCAGCACACCCCCCCCGCCTTTCCAAAGGTCACAACCAAGGTGCCCTGTGCTGTCCAGCATGTCCCCAAGGACACCTCGATGGGTCCCCaaccctcctgctgccaccttcCCTCCCCAAACCTCAGGCTGGGGGGGCCAGGGTTTGCCCCCCAGGCAGTCTCTGGGCACTGGCCAAGGAGCTGCTCATGCCCTGGGCTCtcttctgcagccagcagctggtccctgcctcctcccaggcatcTCAAGTGCATCCTGTGCAGGAAATGAGATtgaggaagatatttttttttctgggcccTGCCCACTAATTGTGTCTGAAGGAGGAAACAGCCCACTTGCTAATGATTACATATAATTTACCGTGTAGGCAGAGCGAAACGGGCAAAGAGCTGCAAACTGTTCCCAGACCCTGCCCAGAATAggcagcgcagcagggctggcagacaaaaccagctcctgcctgcagccacgaGAGCGTCCGTGCAGCAAACCCCCTTGGAGGGTTCCTTTCTCCCTCGTTTCCCAAAAAAGAAGCTCAAGCTGAAAGCATCAGAACCGTTGCCTGTtgagggagaaataaaacagctttgtttctgtgctggtgCCCACGGCATCCCCTCGCTGCTCCAGCTCGACGGCCACGCGCGCTCAGCTCAGCGCCCCAGGGATGCTCTGGCCGGGGCTCTCCTGGTGCCTGGAGCTGTGGGGAACATCTCCCCGCTCACAAACACGCTCAGCTGGGTGATGTTTGACAGATGTGTCAAAAATAAAGCCCTTTTCAGACATTTCAGGTGCTTAAACATAGTGTTTAGAGAAGGTAAATGATTCATTTTGACTTGtacaagaaatgtaaaaattataATACTATCCTTCAACGCCATCAAAACAATTTACTGCTTTCCCAGTAAAACATGCTGTTTCTTTAGAGGAATCACTTGGTGTCTCCAAGTCAGGTGATTTTACTCCGGTCAGGACCAAACCCCATGAGTAAAAGCATCCAAATCCCCCCGGGCTGGAACGCCCAGTGCCCACaggtcctgctgccagccccctggTGGGGAGGACGCCTTGTTTTCAGCTGACGGGGCTGTGCCatgctggtgcctggggtgcAGCACATTGCACGGTGACCTGGTGCAGGGGGAACCCTCTTTCCCCAGCAGGCAGGGTGCATGGCACACCTGGAAGCTGCGTTTGCAAAGGCGACCAAACTAAAATACACAACCGTAACACCAGCTTGGAGCTCTGCTGGCATTTTCCTGGCTACAGAGACATGACCAAGCTGCTCTGTGAGTCCCACCTGCGAGCAAAGCCCGGTGGCTCGATGTGCTCTGAGTTACAAACAGGCACAAAGGCGAGCGTGAGcccaaggcagagcagagcacaaagCTTGGCTCTGAGTTCAGGGGCTCGGGGCTGCACTTTTACGCACGGTTCACTGCCAGGTCCTCAGATAACCTCACGTTGTTGATGttagggggaaggaaaaaaaggaagcagcgCACAGCCCTCATACAACCACTTTTCCCCACCGCCTGGGCAGCGACAGACGGGAGAGAAGCAGCGGTGCCCCCGGCACCCCCTTGGCAGGGGTTCGGGAGGTGGGAGACGGGCAGCACACGGAGCATCCCAagggcagcctgctgctgctgctgcctccggGCTGGCCTTTGATGAAGAGCGATGGTCCTGCTTGTAATTAACACGAGGCAGCTGC
This Cygnus olor isolate bCygOlo1 chromosome 8, bCygOlo1.pri.v2, whole genome shotgun sequence DNA region includes the following protein-coding sequences:
- the LOC121074207 gene encoding transmembrane protein 121, translating into MVLPPPDKRHVCLTTIVIMTSMAFMDAYLVEQNQGPRKIGVCIIVLVGDICFLIVLRYVAVWVGAEVKTAKRGYAMILWFLYIFVLEIKLYFIFQNYKADKKNLETVARKALTLLLSICVPGLYLVLVALDSMEYIRTFRKKEDLRGRLFWVALDLLDILDIQANLWEPHRTGLPIWAEGLMFFYCYILLLILPCVSLSEISMQGEHIAPQKMMLYPVLSLVTINIVTIFIRAINMILFQDSRVSTIFIGKNIIAIATKACTFLEYKRQVKEFPQNAIALELQQNSLSHNQTVHSTQVIPHEPSPASEILDT